Proteins encoded within one genomic window of Deinococcus sp. YIM 134068:
- a CDS encoding sensor histidine kinase, which yields MTLRWRLTLFYTGLLAALLTVVGVAALLLMRTSLLGNLDRELGRTFRTFTETVSQLQLEESGTTGEENVAGSLSPLRYFFPNDAIQLEELAFYDAASLRAALNGAQTPAAREQLFNLVRTLADATRRPPIGLNPDTPLRLSDAELTRLIGAQGGQLIVERDLQEAYSNRVSRYRFLVTLGPVQLKPSGLGGPRETFAVTYVGRPLTALQDTLAQLRQVIVLLFLVGLATAGAGAYLLAGRALLPLRQVQRAAEGIGGQNLAERVPEPRTGDEVQALAAALNAMLGRLEASFEAQRRFTSDASHELRTPVTAISGHASYLLRRTNPTGQQRESLNIIRSESERLTNLIASLLQLARSDSGALTLTRQPVLSGPFLAEITRELAPLAQAQGTALTAGGQEVVFEGDPDRLKQVVINLVGNALKAGARTVTLTGEPQEDGREVRLSVRDDGPGIAPEHLARLFDRFYRVEDSRSRDQGGAGLGLSIAKGIVDAHGGRIWLESEVGKGTTAHVQLPVGDLPELDEDDVP from the coding sequence GTGACCCTCCGCTGGCGTCTGACTCTCTTCTACACCGGGCTGCTCGCCGCGCTCCTGACCGTGGTGGGGGTGGCGGCGCTGCTGCTGATGCGGACGAGCCTGCTGGGCAACCTCGACCGGGAGCTGGGGCGGACCTTCCGCACCTTCACGGAGACCGTGAGCCAACTGCAACTGGAGGAGTCCGGCACGACCGGGGAGGAGAACGTGGCCGGGAGCCTCTCGCCCCTGCGCTACTTCTTCCCGAACGACGCGATTCAGTTGGAGGAACTCGCCTTCTACGACGCGGCGAGCCTGCGGGCGGCCCTGAACGGGGCGCAGACGCCCGCCGCCCGTGAGCAACTCTTCAATCTGGTGCGGACCCTCGCCGACGCGACCCGCCGCCCGCCCATCGGGCTGAACCCCGATACTCCCCTGCGGCTGAGCGACGCCGAACTGACCCGGTTGATCGGGGCGCAGGGCGGGCAGCTCATTGTGGAGCGTGACCTTCAGGAGGCGTACAGCAACCGGGTCTCGCGCTACCGCTTTCTCGTCACGCTGGGGCCGGTGCAGCTCAAGCCGAGCGGGCTGGGCGGGCCGCGCGAGACCTTCGCCGTGACGTACGTGGGGCGGCCCCTCACCGCCCTTCAGGACACGCTCGCGCAGCTTCGGCAGGTGATCGTGCTGCTGTTCCTCGTCGGGCTGGCGACGGCGGGGGCGGGGGCGTACCTGCTCGCCGGGCGGGCGCTGCTGCCGCTCCGGCAGGTGCAGCGGGCCGCCGAGGGCATCGGGGGGCAGAACCTCGCCGAGCGGGTGCCCGAGCCGCGCACCGGGGACGAGGTGCAGGCGCTGGCGGCGGCCCTCAACGCCATGCTGGGACGGCTGGAGGCGAGCTTCGAGGCGCAACGCCGCTTCACGAGCGACGCGAGCCACGAACTCCGCACGCCCGTCACGGCGATCAGCGGGCACGCCTCGTACCTCCTGCGCCGCACCAACCCGACCGGCCAGCAGCGCGAGAGCCTGAACATCATCCGCTCGGAGTCCGAACGCCTGACCAACCTCATCGCCAGCCTGCTCCAGCTCGCGCGCTCGGACAGCGGGGCGCTGACCCTGACCCGCCAGCCCGTCCTCTCCGGTCCCTTCCTCGCCGAGATCACGCGCGAACTCGCCCCGCTCGCGCAGGCGCAGGGCACGGCCCTCACGGCGGGCGGGCAGGAGGTGGTCTTCGAGGGCGACCCCGACCGCCTCAAGCAGGTCGTCATCAACCTCGTCGGCAACGCCCTCAAGGCCGGGGCGAGGACCGTCACCCTCACGGGAGAGCCTCAGGAGGACGGGCGCGAGGTGCGCCTGAGCGTCCGCGACGACGGCCCCGGCATCGCCCCCGAACACCTCGCCCGCCTCTTCGACCGCTTCTACCGCGTGGAGGACAGCCGCAGCCGTGATCAGGGCGGCGCGGGCCTGGGCCTGAGCATCGCCAAGGGCATCGTGGACGCCCACGGCGGGCGCATCTGGCTGGAGAGCGAGGTGGGAAAGGGCACCACTGCCCACGTCCAGCTTCCGGTCGGCGATCTTCCCGAGCTGGACGAGGACGA
- a CDS encoding response regulator transcription factor encodes MERKPLVLVIEDEKDIARFIELELAAEGYATEVAFDGVTGLSKFREVNPDLVILDLMLPVLDGLEVARRIRKTSNTPIIILTAKDGIQDKVEGLDSGADDYLIKPFSIEELLARVRAHLRRVNPAVTGEVRVADLVMNLDGREIFRGGRRVELSAKEFELLELLARNPGKVFSRFEIEEKVWPEYTGGSNVVDVYIGYLRRKLEEGGERRLIHTVRGVGYVLREE; translated from the coding sequence ATGGAACGCAAGCCCCTGGTCCTCGTCATCGAGGATGAAAAAGATATCGCACGCTTCATCGAACTCGAACTCGCCGCCGAGGGGTACGCGACGGAGGTCGCCTTCGACGGGGTGACGGGCCTCTCCAAGTTCCGGGAGGTCAACCCCGACCTCGTGATCCTCGACCTGATGCTGCCGGTGCTCGATGGGCTGGAGGTCGCGCGGCGCATCCGCAAGACGAGCAACACGCCCATCATCATCCTCACCGCGAAGGACGGCATTCAGGACAAGGTGGAGGGGCTGGACTCCGGGGCCGACGACTACCTCATCAAGCCCTTCTCCATCGAGGAACTGCTCGCCCGCGTGCGCGCGCACCTGCGCCGGGTCAACCCCGCCGTGACGGGCGAGGTGCGCGTCGCCGACCTCGTGATGAACCTCGACGGGCGCGAGATTTTCCGGGGGGGGCGTCGCGTGGAACTCAGCGCGAAGGAATTCGAGTTGCTGGAACTCCTCGCGCGCAATCCGGGCAAGGTCTTCTCGCGCTTCGAGATCGAGGAAAAGGTCTGGCCGGAGTACACGGGCGGCAGCAACGTGGTGGACGTGTACATCGGCTACCTGCGCCGCAAGCTGGAGGAGGGCGGCGAGCGGCGGCTGATCCACACCGTGCGCGGCGTGGGCTACGTCCTGCGCGAGGAATAG
- a CDS encoding adenylate/guanylate cyclase domain-containing protein: MTDLLFPLPARRHDHQRACLVLGDLVESTRLAHLLPLEDYAALMAEFVQVLILSFEARGGRVLQHQGDAVLALWRAGEVASGVAAGHEAHERAARLGLAGRLGVTLRVRVGVALGPVITGPVGGQPSAYGLPVNYARRLCDAAEPGETLACGEVAASLGFPAHLLPRLLPPLAGFGADCRAYGVREVVAGGMKTG, encoded by the coding sequence ATGACCGATCTGCTCTTTCCTCTTCCGGCGCGGCGGCACGACCATCAGCGGGCGTGTCTGGTGCTGGGCGACCTCGTGGAGAGCACGCGGCTGGCCCACCTGCTGCCGCTGGAGGACTACGCGGCCCTGATGGCGGAGTTCGTGCAGGTGCTCATCCTGAGTTTCGAGGCGCGGGGCGGGCGGGTCTTGCAGCATCAGGGCGACGCGGTGCTGGCGCTGTGGCGGGCGGGCGAGGTGGCGTCGGGGGTGGCCGCCGGGCACGAGGCCCACGAACGGGCCGCGCGGCTGGGGCTGGCGGGCCGACTGGGAGTGACGTTGCGCGTGCGGGTGGGGGTGGCCCTCGGTCCCGTCATCACCGGCCCGGTGGGCGGACAGCCGAGCGCCTATGGCCTGCCCGTCAACTATGCCCGTCGCCTGTGCGACGCCGCCGAGCCGGGCGAGACGCTGGCCTGCGGCGAGGTGGCGGCCTCACTGGGATTCCCCGCCCATCTCCTCCCCCGCCTCCTTCCCCCGCTGGCGGGCTTCGGGGCCGACTGCCGGGCCTACGGCGTGCGTGAGGTTGTTGCGGGCGGCATGAAAACTGGTTAA
- the mqnP gene encoding menaquinone biosynthesis prenyltransferase MqnP, with product MRAAASVKTYLELVKFEHTVFALPFAYAGMLLASMEANGTGWPGWHVLFWVTVAMAAARTAAMGANRVIDRLIDARNPRTAAREVPSGKVSPAQAWALVGVSLVVLTFAAAQLNPLCLALLPLAVVFLIGYPYTKRFTWLCHVWLGVTDGAAAAGGWIAVTGEFAPGAWLLWAVVLFWMIGLDVIYATLDYRFDLAHGIRSIPARFGIPRALRIAAASHALTFGLLALVGVVTGASFWYFLAVLAMGGLLLYEHRLVNPDDLGRVNVAFFDANMWLALTMLLGVVVDVTWRSLT from the coding sequence GTGAGGGCCGCCGCGAGCGTGAAAACCTATCTGGAACTGGTGAAGTTCGAACATACCGTCTTCGCCCTGCCCTTCGCCTACGCGGGGATGCTGCTGGCAAGCATGGAGGCCAACGGCACGGGCTGGCCCGGCTGGCACGTCCTCTTCTGGGTCACGGTGGCGATGGCGGCGGCGCGCACGGCGGCGATGGGGGCGAACCGGGTCATCGACCGCCTCATCGATGCCCGCAATCCGCGCACGGCGGCCCGCGAGGTCCCCAGCGGCAAGGTCAGCCCGGCCCAGGCGTGGGCGCTCGTCGGGGTCAGCCTCGTCGTTCTGACGTTCGCGGCGGCGCAACTCAATCCGCTGTGCCTCGCGCTGTTGCCGCTGGCCGTGGTCTTCCTGATCGGCTATCCGTACACCAAGCGTTTTACCTGGTTGTGTCATGTCTGGCTCGGTGTGACGGACGGCGCGGCGGCGGCGGGGGGCTGGATCGCCGTCACGGGCGAATTCGCGCCGGGGGCGTGGCTGCTGTGGGCGGTCGTCCTCTTCTGGATGATCGGTCTGGACGTGATCTACGCGACGCTGGACTACCGGTTCGACCTCGCGCACGGGATCAGGAGCATCCCGGCCCGCTTCGGCATCCCCCGCGCCCTGCGGATCGCGGCGGCGAGCCACGCGCTGACCTTCGGGCTGCTCGCTCTCGTGGGCGTGGTCACGGGCGCGAGTTTCTGGTACTTCCTCGCCGTGCTGGCGATGGGCGGCCTCCTGCTGTACGAACACCGCCTCGTGAACCCGGACGACCTGGGGCGTGTGAACGTCGCCTTTTTCGACGCGAACATGTGGCTGGCCCTCACCATGCTCCTCGGCGTGGTCGTGGACGTGACGTGGCGCAGCCTGACCTGA
- a CDS encoding metallophosphoesterase, with the protein MRKFIAVGDVHADWAGLWAALRAASCVDAQFQPTPPVQSGLYQVVLLGDLVHPKSERDYERLTGLARFSPRDPDHLLLAAREQVAHLERLRAYQEAAPHAVHILLGNHDAAVLDPRFVLGTSGGLVHVEFDPAHGGQHLPGHLRAWMEGFPRELRVGSVQFAHVSPLPSHLHYDDLFYADRTAKRWFRETPENVRRSGLSFGVYGHTQPGGGILLDRGTGFAIIDALPDREYLEVLLDPAHPDPVQSARAVPF; encoded by the coding sequence GTGCGGAAGTTCATCGCGGTGGGGGACGTTCATGCCGACTGGGCGGGCCTGTGGGCGGCGCTGCGGGCGGCGAGCTGCGTGGACGCTCAGTTCCAGCCGACGCCCCCGGTGCAGTCGGGGCTGTATCAGGTGGTCCTGCTGGGCGACCTCGTTCACCCCAAGAGCGAGCGCGACTACGAGCGGCTGACCGGGCTGGCCCGCTTTAGCCCCCGCGACCCCGACCACCTGCTCCTCGCGGCGCGGGAACAGGTCGCCCACCTGGAGCGGCTGCGAGCCTACCAGGAGGCCGCGCCCCACGCCGTCCACATCCTGCTCGGCAACCACGACGCCGCCGTGCTGGACCCCCGCTTCGTCCTGGGCACGAGCGGCGGCCTCGTCCACGTGGAGTTCGACCCCGCGCACGGCGGTCAGCACCTGCCGGGGCACCTGCGCGCCTGGATGGAGGGCTTTCCCCGCGAGCTGCGGGTGGGGAGCGTGCAATTCGCCCACGTCTCGCCCCTGCCGTCGCACCTCCACTACGACGACCTCTTCTACGCCGACCGCACCGCCAAACGCTGGTTCCGCGAGACGCCGGAGAACGTGCGCCGCTCGGGCCTGAGCTTCGGCGTCTACGGCCACACCCAGCCCGGCGGCGGCATCCTCCTCGACCGGGGCACGGGCTTCGCCATCATCGACGCCCTGCCCGACCGCGAGTATCTGGAGGTGCTCCTCGACCCGGCCCACCCCGACCCCGTGCAGAGCGCGCGTGCGGTGCCCTTTTAA
- a CDS encoding single-stranded DNA-binding protein: MPDPDRTREALRAALTAWAVAEVRGDQARVTLAPDPDTLARHLDPVDAGWSLGWTCESVQPPVVRARLTVGGATREGLAGGHTLHDAKLRALADAARFFGVLTPGEAPWVEYDPEDGPNTSDLDAEVEAAPAARTSALPPEPPRDPQMDKARRHIEEMVDQIRAAGKGKEMAHLTMRGYGKTVEESRAIYKELQAILKG, encoded by the coding sequence ATGCCCGATCCCGACCGTACCCGCGAGGCCCTGCGCGCCGCCCTCACCGCCTGGGCGGTGGCAGAGGTGCGCGGCGACCAGGCCCGCGTGACCCTCGCGCCCGACCCGGACACCCTCGCCCGACACCTCGACCCCGTGGACGCGGGGTGGTCGCTGGGCTGGACCTGCGAGAGCGTGCAGCCGCCCGTGGTGCGCGCCCGCCTGACCGTGGGCGGCGCGACCCGCGAGGGCCTGGCGGGAGGTCACACCCTCCACGACGCCAAGTTGCGTGCCCTGGCCGACGCCGCGCGCTTCTTCGGCGTGCTCACCCCCGGCGAGGCCCCCTGGGTGGAGTACGACCCCGAGGACGGCCCCAACACCAGCGACCTCGACGCGGAGGTGGAGGCTGCGCCCGCCGCCCGCACCTCGGCCCTTCCGCCTGAGCCACCCCGCGACCCGCAGATGGACAAGGCCCGGCGTCACATCGAGGAAATGGTGGACCAGATTCGTGCGGCAGGAAAGGGCAAAGAGATGGCTCACCTGACGATGCGCGGCTACGGCAAGACGGTGGAGGAAAGCCGCGCCATCTACAAAGAGCTTCAGGCCATTCTCAAGGGCTGA
- a CDS encoding YbfB/YjiJ family MFS transporter, which yields MALLSLGGAVALGFARFAYALILPAMRADLDWSFTLAGAMNAANAVGYLLGALTAPTIAAQLGLRVTFAAGLALTALALLACALTGAALALLILRFLAGVGGALVFVTGGALASLAARAHPSRSVLLLGVFYGGAGVGILASALLLPPLLVHGWREAWAALGVASLLALGATLPALVRLPDRTAGGLGTGRASLTPLVWAFAAYACFGVGYIAYMTFIVAFLRASGAGGLVTVFWALLGLAVILSPLVWQRPATHLPGARAMSAQMLTLAVGAALPLLSTHPAALLLSGLLFGGSFLAVVTFTTILTRRTLPEPSWGRGIAAFTVIFAAGQTLGPLLTGALSDGAGGLRLGLGVSALVLLAGAGLAWGRRIEREERTA from the coding sequence ATGGCCCTGCTCTCCCTCGGGGGTGCGGTGGCACTCGGCTTCGCCCGCTTCGCCTACGCGCTCATTCTGCCCGCCATGCGCGCGGACCTCGACTGGTCCTTCACGCTGGCCGGTGCCATGAACGCGGCGAACGCGGTCGGCTATCTGCTCGGGGCACTGACGGCTCCTACAATTGCGGCGCAGTTGGGTCTACGCGTCACCTTCGCGGCTGGTCTGGCCCTAACGGCCCTCGCCCTCCTCGCCTGCGCGCTGACGGGAGCGGCCCTGGCCCTGCTCATCCTGCGCTTCTTGGCCGGGGTGGGAGGGGCACTCGTCTTCGTGACGGGCGGGGCGCTCGCCTCGCTGGCCGCGCGTGCCCACCCGTCGAGGAGTGTCCTCCTGCTCGGCGTCTTCTACGGCGGGGCGGGGGTGGGCATCCTCGCCTCGGCGCTGTTGCTTCCGCCGCTGCTCGTCCACGGCTGGCGGGAAGCGTGGGCGGCCCTCGGTGTGGCGTCGCTGCTCGCGCTGGGGGCGACCCTGCCCGCGCTGGTCCGGCTGCCCGACCGCACGGCGGGAGGTCTGGGAACGGGGCGCGCCTCCCTCACTCCCCTCGTGTGGGCCTTCGCCGCCTACGCCTGCTTCGGCGTCGGCTATATCGCGTACATGACCTTTATCGTCGCCTTCCTGCGGGCGAGCGGGGCGGGCGGTCTCGTCACCGTGTTCTGGGCGCTGCTCGGCCTCGCGGTCATCCTCAGCCCCCTGGTGTGGCAGCGGCCAGCCACCCATCTTCCCGGCGCTCGGGCGATGTCGGCGCAGATGCTCACGCTCGCGGTGGGCGCGGCGCTTCCGCTGCTCTCCACCCATCCCGCCGCGCTGCTTCTGTCCGGCCTGCTCTTCGGCGGGAGTTTCCTCGCCGTCGTCACCTTCACGACCATCCTCACGCGGCGCACCCTGCCCGAACCCTCATGGGGCCGGGGCATCGCCGCCTTCACCGTCATCTTCGCCGCCGGACAGACCCTCGGTCCGCTCCTCACCGGGGCGCTGTCGGACGGGGCGGGAGGGCTGAGGCTCGGCCTGGGTGTCTCGGCGCTCGTGCTGCTGGCGGGGGCGGGGCTGGCGTGGGGGCGGAGAATAGAGCGAGAGGAGCGGACTGCATGA
- a CDS encoding cytochrome P450, whose product MTTAPTPTPAAVLDAYWNGAHLADPPAFLHRARGVSPVLHDSSRGVALLTGHPEVSAALRSPHVRTTRYEGGEAVRASASYAVMSPMMLFHDGPSHTRLRSLAVRAFTPRVLEESREFITSLTDELLDDAARRGEVDGVAALATPLPVTVIVRMLGLSGTDADRFRMWSESIADLLGGVNVTPERWAQVEADARAMRAYFRTLADDLRANPQPGLLSALAAAEDEGGRLSGEELLANAVLLLVAGHETTSNLISGSLHALHEHPEQRAWLAEDPEARVGNAVEELLRFLSPVQGTGRVVTVPLTLGGVELPAGTFLSVSLAGANRDPRLFEDPDTLNLARENARLHLAFAAGAHYCLGASLARLEGSVFLTRLLTRFSAYRVPEQPLAYRPNFTLRGLRELRLHLR is encoded by the coding sequence ATGACGACCGCTCCTACTCCGACCCCGGCGGCGGTGCTGGACGCCTACTGGAACGGTGCCCACCTCGCCGACCCGCCCGCCTTCCTCCACCGGGCGCGCGGCGTGTCGCCCGTGCTGCACGACTCCTCGCGCGGCGTCGCCCTGCTGACCGGCCACCCGGAGGTCTCGGCGGCGCTGCGGAGTCCCCATGTCCGCACCACCCGTTACGAGGGCGGCGAGGCGGTCCGCGCGAGCGCCAGTTACGCGGTGATGAGTCCGATGATGCTCTTCCACGACGGGCCGAGCCACACGCGGCTGCGCTCGCTCGCCGTGCGCGCCTTTACCCCGCGCGTGCTGGAGGAGAGCCGGGAGTTCATCACCTCGCTCACCGACGAACTGCTGGACGACGCGGCCCGGCGGGGGGAGGTGGACGGGGTGGCCGCCCTCGCCACGCCGCTCCCCGTCACCGTGATCGTGCGGATGCTGGGGCTGAGCGGCACGGACGCCGACCGCTTCCGCATGTGGTCGGAGAGCATCGCGGACCTGCTGGGCGGGGTGAACGTAACTCCGGAGCGCTGGGCACAGGTGGAGGCCGACGCGCGGGCGATGCGCGCCTACTTCCGCACGTTGGCGGATGACCTGCGTGCGAATCCCCAGCCCGGCCTCCTCTCCGCCCTCGCCGCCGCTGAAGATGAGGGGGGCAGGCTGAGCGGCGAGGAACTGCTCGCCAACGCCGTCCTCCTCCTCGTCGCCGGGCACGAGACGACGAGCAACCTGATCTCGGGCAGCCTCCACGCCCTGCACGAACACCCGGAGCAGCGCGCGTGGCTCGCCGAGGACCCGGAGGCGCGGGTGGGCAACGCAGTGGAGGAGTTGTTACGCTTCCTCTCCCCGGTGCAGGGGACGGGTAGGGTGGTGACGGTCCCCCTCACCCTCGGAGGAGTTGAATTGCCCGCCGGAACGTTCCTGAGCGTCAGCCTCGCCGGGGCGAACCGTGATCCTCGCCTGTTCGAGGACCCGGACACCCTGAACCTCGCCCGCGAGAACGCCCGGCTCCATCTGGCCTTCGCAGCGGGGGCGCACTACTGCCTCGGTGCGAGCCTCGCCCGGCTGGAGGGGAGCGTCTTCCTGACCCGGCTCCTCACCCGCTTCTCGGCGTACCGGGTGCCCGAGCAACCGCTCGCCTACCGCCCCAACTTCACCCTGCGCGGGCTGCGGGAATTGCGGCTGCACCTGCGTTGA
- a CDS encoding UbiX family flavin prenyltransferase — MRLIIGVSGGSGIPYALAVLRALHGLGVETHLIVSSGAKRVMTAEGGPTLPDLTTLASVTHDDRDLAASVASGSYRTDGMLIVPCSAGTLAKVAHGFADNLLSRAAHVVLKERRRLVLVVREDPLPRPMLENMLKVHDAGATVMTASPGFYHAPGDVEELLHFVTARVLDQFGLDVPGFRRWKE, encoded by the coding sequence TTGAGGCTGATCATCGGCGTGAGCGGCGGGAGCGGCATCCCCTATGCCCTCGCCGTGCTGCGCGCCCTGCACGGGCTGGGGGTGGAGACGCACCTGATCGTCAGCAGCGGGGCCAAGCGGGTGATGACGGCGGAGGGCGGGCCGACCCTCCCCGACCTGACGACGCTGGCGAGCGTCACCCACGACGACCGCGACCTCGCGGCGAGCGTGGCGAGCGGCAGCTACCGCACGGACGGCATGTTGATCGTCCCTTGCAGCGCCGGAACGCTGGCGAAGGTGGCCCACGGCTTCGCGGACAACCTGCTCTCCCGCGCCGCCCACGTCGTCCTCAAGGAACGCCGCCGCCTCGTCCTCGTCGTCCGGGAGGACCCGTTGCCCCGCCCCATGCTGGAGAACATGCTGAAAGTTCACGACGCCGGAGCCACCGTCATGACCGCCAGCCCCGGCTTCTACCACGCGCCGGGGGATGTGGAGGAGCTGTTGCACTTCGTCACCGCGCGGGTGCTGGATCAGTTCGGGCTGGACGTGCCGGGCTTCCGGCGGTGGAAGGAGTGA
- the ispD gene encoding 2-C-methyl-D-erythritol 4-phosphate cytidylyltransferase, protein MSGGSVAALIPAAGSGTRLGRGPKAFVEVAGMSLLARSVARLAPHVGEVVVALPDGMSLPSGITARSIPGGATRQDSVRRLLEATDAEVVLVHDAARPFLPARVVWEVTAAAREVGAATAVLPVADTLVRAGEDGGWGQYVPREGLWAVQTPQGFRRETLIHAHARAAAEGFAATDDAGIIARLGGRVALVPGDARLFKVTTPGDLALAQAVAAVWDAGVWDAGDDDA, encoded by the coding sequence GTGAGTGGCGGAAGCGTCGCGGCCCTCATTCCTGCCGCCGGGTCCGGCACCCGTCTGGGGCGGGGACCGAAAGCATTCGTGGAGGTCGCGGGCATGAGCCTCCTCGCGCGCAGCGTGGCTCGTCTCGCGCCCCATGTGGGAGAGGTCGTCGTGGCGCTGCCAGACGGAATGAGCTTACCTTCCGGCATTACCGCGCGGTCCATCCCCGGTGGAGCCACCCGGCAGGACAGCGTGCGGCGGCTGCTGGAGGCCACCGACGCCGAGGTCGTCCTCGTTCACGACGCGGCCCGGCCCTTTCTGCCCGCGCGGGTGGTGTGGGAGGTGACGGCGGCGGCGCGGGAGGTCGGCGCGGCAACGGCGGTCCTGCCCGTGGCGGACACGCTCGTCCGGGCGGGAGAGGACGGGGGGTGGGGCCAATACGTTCCGCGTGAGGGGTTGTGGGCCGTCCAGACCCCGCAGGGCTTCCGCCGTGAGACGCTGATCCACGCCCACGCGCGAGCCGCCGCCGAGGGCTTCGCCGCCACCGACGACGCGGGGATAATCGCGCGGTTGGGTGGGAGGGTGGCGCTCGTGCCGGGGGATGCGCGGCTGTTCAAGGTGACGACACCGGGCGACCTCGCGCTCGCACAGGCGGTCGCGGCAGTGTGGGACGCCGGGGTGTGGGATGCTGGGGACGATGACGCCTGA
- a CDS encoding 4-(cytidine 5'-diphospho)-2-C-methyl-D-erythritol kinase, with protein sequence MTPDSPGSRTYLAPAKVNLGLSVRGLRADGFHELHSIMVPLSVGDDLEIGPADTLTLRVEGSDLPADERNLVYRAARAYLDAAGVTGGASITLHKRLPLASGLGGGSSDAATTLMALARLYPAGVDLAALALGLGADVPFFLLGRAALAAGVGEVLAPLPVPPVPLVLVNPGVEVSARDAYAWLDDEETFTPELDVEGILAALSHSGREVPYHNALQEPVVARHAPIREALAALAAARLRSPLMSGSGATCFALAMSDDHAHDAARTIRAQHPGWWVEATRTL encoded by the coding sequence ATGACGCCTGACTCCCCCGGTTCGCGGACCTACCTCGCGCCCGCCAAGGTCAACCTGGGCCTGAGCGTGCGCGGCCTGCGCGCGGACGGCTTCCACGAGCTGCACTCCATCATGGTGCCCCTGTCGGTGGGCGACGACCTGGAGATCGGTCCCGCCGACACCCTGACCCTGCGGGTGGAGGGGTCGGACCTGCCCGCCGACGAGCGCAACCTCGTGTACCGGGCGGCGCGGGCGTATCTGGACGCGGCGGGGGTAACGGGCGGCGCAAGCATCACCCTGCACAAGCGCCTGCCCCTCGCCTCCGGGCTGGGCGGGGGCAGCAGCGACGCGGCGACCACCTTGATGGCCCTCGCGCGGCTGTATCCGGCGGGGGTGGACCTGGCTGCACTAGCGCTGGGCCTGGGCGCGGACGTGCCCTTCTTCCTGCTGGGGCGCGCGGCGCTGGCGGCGGGGGTGGGCGAGGTGCTGGCACCGCTGCCCGTGCCGCCTGTGCCGCTCGTGCTCGTCAATCCCGGTGTGGAGGTCAGCGCCCGCGACGCCTACGCCTGGCTGGACGACGAGGAGACCTTCACCCCCGAACTCGACGTGGAGGGCATTCTGGCCGCCCTCTCCCACAGCGGGAGGGAGGTGCCGTACCACAACGCCCTGCAAGAACCCGTCGTCGCCCGCCACGCCCCCATCCGGGAGGCGCTGGCCGCGCTGGCCGCTGCCCGGCTGCGCTCTCCCCTGATGAGCGGCAGCGGCGCGACCTGCTTCGCCCTCGCTATGAGTGACGACCACGCCCACGACGCGGCGAGGACCATCCGGGCACAGCACCCCGGCTGGTGGGTGGAGGCGACGCGGACGCTGTAG
- a CDS encoding peptidylprolyl isomerase, whose protein sequence is MRQAALLLTALLTLTACQDRNESADTSTETAQTETTDTATETTETASTDTAQSGTTASGSTQTAAVTTPGPVPSGYTLVSFVSQQPVREFKAEPALTLEAGKDYYALIDTSRGQILADLYEQETPVTVNNFVTLARNHFYDGIRFHRVIDGFMAQTGDPKSVNDAQKDEWGTGGPGYSFADEFRTRLTFNGSGILAMANSGPATNGSQFFITFAPTENLNGRHTIFGKVVTGQDVLPKLTRTSDTSTGQETPVAGATPDRLLSVRILTKG, encoded by the coding sequence ATGAGACAAGCCGCCCTCCTCCTCACCGCGCTCCTCACCCTGACCGCCTGCCAGGACCGGAACGAGAGCGCCGACACGAGCACCGAGACCGCCCAGACGGAGACGACGGACACCGCCACGGAGACGACTGAGACCGCCTCGACCGACACGGCCCAGTCCGGCACCACTGCATCCGGCAGCACCCAGACCGCCGCCGTCACCACGCCCGGCCCCGTGCCGAGCGGCTATACCCTCGTGTCCTTCGTGAGTCAGCAGCCGGTGCGCGAGTTCAAGGCCGAGCCTGCGCTGACGCTGGAGGCGGGCAAGGACTATTACGCCCTGATCGACACCAGCCGGGGCCAGATTCTCGCGGACCTGTACGAGCAGGAGACGCCCGTCACCGTCAACAACTTCGTGACGCTGGCGCGCAACCACTTTTACGACGGCATCCGCTTTCACCGGGTCATCGACGGCTTCATGGCCCAGACGGGCGACCCCAAGAGCGTGAACGACGCGCAGAAGGACGAGTGGGGCACGGGCGGCCCCGGCTACAGCTTCGCCGACGAGTTCCGCACCCGCCTGACCTTCAACGGCTCAGGCATCCTGGCGATGGCGAACAGCGGCCCGGCCACGAACGGCTCGCAGTTCTTCATCACCTTCGCGCCCACGGAAAACCTCAACGGTCGCCACACCATCTTCGGCAAGGTCGTGACCGGACAGGACGTGCTGCCCAAGCTCACCCGCACCTCCGACACGAGCACCGGGCAGGAAACGCCCGTCGCCGGGGCCACGCCCGACCGGCTGCTGAGCGTGCGGATTCTGACGAAGGGGTGA